A single genomic interval of Oryzomonas sagensis harbors:
- a CDS encoding diguanylate cyclase, producing MLLPIRIALVSSDAQLISQLQLRLQSRGHQATGMSYIDSVLGAFYSDPPDLLIIDLSSDCNAGTTIVTALRSDSFFSTIPIIGLVSDRDSDSIPWETYPLDDFVFLPLNFGELFCRIALSFSRLKRIFDNNPLTRLPGNTSIQRAIEDAMGKSQAVCHVDINHFKPYNDAFGFSHGDEVLRMLARIMFNAVRDAGGGFCGHIGGDDFVFIVSLTQLEPVCKTVIDHFDQIVLDLFDEATKRQGYYNGTNRKGEMEKIPLLSISIAAVPMNSDKIRHVAKVAEVAAELKKLAKESEKSQYLVDQRKSE from the coding sequence ATGCTGTTGCCAATTAGGATAGCCCTCGTCTCTTCCGACGCGCAGCTCATCTCCCAGTTGCAATTGCGCCTGCAAAGCAGGGGGCACCAGGCGACCGGCATGTCGTACATCGATAGCGTGCTGGGCGCCTTTTATTCCGACCCGCCCGACCTGCTGATCATCGACCTCTCCTCGGACTGCAACGCGGGGACCACGATCGTCACGGCCCTGCGCAGCGACAGCTTCTTCAGCACCATCCCGATCATCGGCCTGGTGTCGGACAGGGATTCCGACTCCATCCCGTGGGAGACCTATCCCCTGGACGACTTCGTCTTCCTGCCGCTCAACTTCGGCGAACTCTTCTGCCGTATCGCGCTTTCCTTCTCCCGCCTCAAGCGCATCTTCGACAACAACCCCCTGACGCGCCTTCCCGGCAACACCTCCATCCAGCGGGCCATCGAGGACGCCATGGGCAAGTCTCAAGCGGTCTGCCACGTGGATATCAACCATTTCAAGCCGTACAACGACGCCTTCGGCTTCTCCCATGGCGACGAGGTGCTCCGGATGCTGGCCCGCATCATGTTCAACGCCGTTCGCGATGCGGGAGGCGGTTTCTGCGGGCATATCGGCGGCGACGATTTCGTCTTCATCGTCTCCCTGACCCAGCTGGAACCGGTGTGCAAGACCGTCATCGATCATTTCGACCAGATCGTGCTGGACCTGTTCGACGAGGCCACCAAGCGGCAGGGGTATTACAACGGCACCAACCGCAAGGGGGAGATGGAGAAGATCCCCCTGCTCTCCATCTCCATCGCCGCCGTACCCATGAACTCGGACAAGATCCGGCATGTGGCCAAGGTGGCCGAGGTGGCCGCCGAACTGAAGAAACTGGCCAAGGAGTCCGAGAAAAGCCAGTACCTGGTGGACCAGCGCAAAAGCGAGTAA
- a CDS encoding HDOD domain-containing protein, protein MDEKRNELKKIIMDTKTLPTLPGVINKLNSLSDNDKSSVQEMARIVSSDQVLSARILRLANSPSYGFYRVSTISNAMILLGVNVVKSLALSSSIFEIMEKNSVGLWEHSLGVGVASNLIATKLGLPECEEIATAGLLHDIGKVIISLKCSEAEREVRRVIDEKRVYMREAEQEIIDTDHAEVGGWLAKSWFLPDKLSEPINCHHNVAAAGNHRIKTAVVHIADALIKASGFGDSGDSYVPQIQQAAWDTLKLNEQIIADIVEALEDKLVEVKNFSLELQQGADAVAN, encoded by the coding sequence GTGGACGAAAAGCGGAATGAACTGAAAAAAATCATCATGGACACCAAAACGCTCCCCACCCTTCCCGGTGTCATCAATAAACTGAACTCCCTGTCCGATAACGACAAATCCTCGGTGCAGGAGATGGCCAGGATCGTCTCCTCGGACCAGGTGCTTTCCGCACGCATCCTCAGGTTGGCCAACTCCCCCTCCTACGGTTTCTACCGGGTTTCCACCATCTCCAACGCCATGATCCTCCTGGGGGTCAACGTGGTCAAAAGCCTGGCTCTTTCCTCATCCATTTTCGAGATCATGGAGAAGAACAGCGTCGGCCTGTGGGAGCATTCCCTGGGGGTCGGCGTGGCCTCCAACCTGATCGCCACCAAACTTGGCCTGCCGGAATGCGAGGAGATCGCCACCGCCGGACTGCTGCACGATATCGGCAAGGTCATCATCAGCCTTAAATGCAGCGAAGCCGAGCGGGAGGTCCGTCGCGTCATCGATGAAAAACGGGTCTACATGCGGGAGGCGGAGCAGGAGATCATCGATACGGATCACGCCGAGGTGGGGGGGTGGCTCGCCAAGAGCTGGTTTCTGCCGGACAAACTGAGCGAGCCGATCAACTGCCACCACAATGTGGCGGCAGCGGGGAATCATCGCATCAAGACCGCCGTGGTGCATATCGCCGACGCGCTGATCAAGGCCAGCGGCTTCGGCGACAGCGGCGACAGCTATGTGCCGCAGATTCAGCAGGCCGCCTGGGACACCCTCAAGCTCAACGAGCAGATCATTGCCGACATCGTCGAGGCGCTGGAGGACAAACTGGTGGAGGTCAAGAACTTCAGCCTCGAACTGCAGCAGGGCGCCGATGCTGTTGCCAATTAG
- a CDS encoding chemotaxis protein CheD codes for MNKEDSTNRHFLFPGTLFADARDYQVSTVLGSCVSVCLWDTVTHVGGMNHFMLPLWNGEGLATPRYGNIAVEKLLHKMLALGCVKKHLVAKIFGGANVNGTGTGNEIFMIGDRNVILANQLLDEYAIPIKAWDVGGRLGRKIVMQTGTGVVWVGKHKVAAQAR; via the coding sequence ATGAATAAGGAAGACTCCACAAACAGGCATTTTCTGTTTCCCGGCACCCTCTTCGCCGACGCGCGCGATTACCAGGTCAGCACCGTGCTGGGGTCGTGCGTTTCGGTCTGCCTGTGGGACACCGTGACCCACGTGGGGGGTATGAATCACTTCATGCTGCCGCTCTGGAACGGCGAGGGGCTGGCAACCCCCCGGTACGGCAATATCGCCGTGGAGAAACTCCTGCACAAGATGTTGGCTCTCGGGTGCGTGAAAAAGCATCTCGTGGCCAAGATTTTCGGTGGGGCAAACGTCAATGGCACCGGCACCGGCAACGAGATATTCATGATCGGCGACCGCAACGTCATCCTGGCCAATCAACTGCTGGATGAATACGCCATACCGATCAAAGCCTGGGATGTGGGCGGGCGCCTGGGGCGCAAGATCGTCATGCAAACCGGCACCGGCGTCGTATGGGTGGGCAAACACAAGGTTGCCGCCCAGGCACGATAG
- a CDS encoding sensor histidine kinase, producing the protein MNLTDDELIQELSNRFARSRKTFSDLNVVNRKLVEMNRRLEQSEALKSNFLSNIRNEINNPLNAIVGLAGQIEALGPEGGEVAPLASMICSEATNLDFQLRNIFMAAELEAGEIDPHLSRVNVAAVARDAAEAFRHHAARKSVAIELEPPPESDSLLFDTDAEKVQIILSNLVANAVEYSREGGRVQISLNLAPDGSLVVGVRDFGAGIAGEDQQRIFDRFTQLETGTTRSHRGQGLGLSIVKALADLLQGTIDLESTYGQGALFRLTLPPPAGDAPLTTFAEGGNLFLFDDISEK; encoded by the coding sequence ATGAATCTGACGGACGACGAGCTTATCCAGGAGTTGAGCAACCGTTTTGCCCGGAGCCGCAAGACCTTTTCGGACCTGAACGTGGTAAATCGCAAACTGGTGGAGATGAACCGGCGGCTGGAACAATCCGAGGCGTTGAAGAGCAATTTCCTCTCCAACATCCGCAACGAGATCAACAATCCGCTCAATGCCATCGTCGGGCTGGCGGGGCAGATAGAAGCCCTTGGCCCGGAAGGGGGCGAAGTTGCCCCACTGGCGTCCATGATCTGCTCGGAGGCCACCAACCTGGATTTCCAGCTCCGCAACATCTTCATGGCCGCCGAGCTGGAGGCGGGGGAGATCGACCCCCACCTGAGCCGGGTGAACGTTGCCGCGGTGGCACGGGATGCGGCGGAAGCGTTCCGGCACCACGCGGCCCGCAAGTCCGTGGCGATCGAACTGGAGCCGCCCCCGGAATCAGACTCCCTGCTGTTCGACACCGATGCGGAAAAGGTGCAGATCATCCTCTCCAACCTGGTGGCCAATGCGGTCGAATACAGTCGTGAGGGGGGGCGCGTCCAGATTTCCCTGAACCTTGCCCCGGACGGCAGCCTGGTCGTCGGGGTACGGGACTTTGGAGCGGGCATCGCCGGGGAAGACCAGCAACGCATCTTCGACCGCTTCACCCAGCTTGAAACCGGCACGACCCGCTCCCACCGGGGACAAGGGCTGGGACTCAGCATCGTCAAGGCGCTGGCCGATCTCTTGCAGGGGACCATTGACCTGGAAAGCACCTACGGTCAGGGGGCGCTGTTCAGGCTCACGCTCCCTCCCCCTGCCGGCGACGCCCCCCTCACCACCTTTGCCGAAGGGGGCAACCTGTTTTTGTTCGACGACATCAGTGAAAAATAG
- a CDS encoding 4Fe-4S binding protein: protein MKPTSARISQLAFLALFLMLFVQTEYRGHDEINAAVNAFFRADPLVLFSYLLAAKTWSWLLLPALLMVVATLLLGRFFCGWICPLGTVLDLVTPKKRTRRPIAALKGNLKYWLLLPILAAALFNLNLAGLLDPLAILLRGVTFFLYPLLGLGAREGWVGLYRLLGERRDAVAPAYELLHTYLLPFRETLYPLAAFSALALLAIIALEQFEERNWCRNLCPLGTLLGWLGRFSLFKRIPAGLCGDCGTCRELCPTAFDRDLLAKEECILCMECQLHCPHQRISFRLTPGRTGAGPLLPERRVLLGSMATGLLLAIPARFRPPEKGLRLLRPPGVRNEEEFLNKCVRCGECMKVCLKNALYPAAWQAGMEGIYTPVVVPRLGYCEYNCTLCGQVCPTGAIPKLPASTKQREVIGKAVLDKNHCLPFAKRIDCMVCEEHCPIPSKAIRTREVEVPGLDGVRRKVKEPYVVEEICNGCGICENVCPLETKAGIEVFGVTNRAPIAEATGGEAEAGSGLGYQ, encoded by the coding sequence ATGAAACCGACCTCCGCCCGTATCAGCCAGCTAGCCTTCCTGGCCCTGTTCCTTATGTTGTTCGTCCAGACCGAGTACCGCGGCCACGACGAGATCAACGCCGCGGTGAACGCCTTTTTCCGGGCCGACCCCCTGGTGCTTTTCAGCTACCTTTTGGCCGCCAAAACCTGGTCCTGGCTCCTGCTGCCGGCCCTGCTGATGGTGGTGGCAACGCTCCTTCTGGGGCGTTTTTTCTGCGGCTGGATCTGCCCGCTCGGGACCGTCCTCGATCTGGTGACGCCCAAAAAACGCACACGCCGGCCGATCGCCGCCCTCAAGGGGAATCTGAAATATTGGCTTTTGCTGCCGATCCTGGCCGCGGCCCTGTTCAACCTGAATCTGGCCGGTCTGCTGGACCCCCTGGCCATTCTGCTCCGGGGGGTGACCTTCTTTCTCTATCCCCTTCTGGGGCTTGGGGCACGGGAGGGGTGGGTCGGACTCTACCGCCTGCTGGGCGAACGGCGCGACGCCGTCGCTCCGGCCTACGAACTGCTGCACACCTATCTGCTCCCGTTCCGCGAGACCCTTTATCCCCTGGCCGCTTTTTCGGCCCTGGCTCTCCTGGCGATCATCGCCCTGGAGCAGTTTGAGGAGCGCAACTGGTGCCGGAACCTCTGTCCCCTGGGCACCCTGCTGGGGTGGCTGGGGCGTTTTTCCCTCTTCAAGCGCATCCCAGCCGGCCTGTGCGGCGATTGCGGCACATGCCGCGAACTCTGCCCGACCGCCTTTGACCGGGACCTGCTGGCCAAGGAGGAGTGCATCCTCTGCATGGAGTGCCAACTGCACTGCCCCCACCAGCGCATCTCGTTCCGCCTCACCCCTGGGCGCACGGGTGCCGGGCCGCTCCTCCCGGAACGGCGGGTCCTGTTGGGGAGCATGGCGACCGGCTTGTTGCTGGCCATCCCGGCGCGCTTCCGCCCGCCCGAAAAGGGCCTGCGCCTGTTGCGCCCTCCCGGCGTGCGCAACGAGGAGGAGTTTCTGAACAAATGCGTCCGGTGCGGCGAATGCATGAAGGTCTGCCTGAAGAACGCCCTCTACCCGGCCGCCTGGCAGGCCGGCATGGAGGGCATCTATACGCCGGTAGTCGTCCCGCGCCTGGGATACTGCGAATACAACTGCACCCTGTGCGGTCAGGTCTGCCCCACCGGGGCCATCCCCAAACTGCCGGCGAGTACCAAGCAGCGTGAGGTGATCGGCAAGGCGGTGCTCGACAAGAACCACTGCCTGCCGTTCGCCAAACGTATCGATTGCATGGTCTGCGAGGAACACTGCCCCATCCCGTCCAAGGCCATCCGCACGCGGGAGGTGGAGGTTCCGGGGCTGGACGGCGTTCGCAGAAAAGTCAAGGAGCCGTATGTCGTGGAGGAGATCTGCAACGGATGCGGCATCTGCGAGAACGTCTGTCCCCTGGAGACAAAGGCGGGCATCGAGGTCTTCGGGGTAACGAACCGGGCGCCCATCGCCGAGGCCACCGGAGGCGAGGCGGAGGCCGGGTCGGGGCTGGGATATCAGTGA
- a CDS encoding nitroreductase family protein, translating into MSRLAVDSQKCTRCGLCATACPLGIIRLPPGEQPRYVADGATRCIICGHCVAVCPSAALEIEDARLDSAAYETGEAEITPERLAAYLRMRRSVRNYQDAPVDRGTIERLLDIVRYAPTSGNSQSIRWLVIHNTGEVRRLTGLAVDWMRTVMVSDAPVNAYFNFEGIIRSWDKGNDPVCRKAPHLVVAYGHRESLVAGTDAIIALAHLEIAAPSFGLGTCWAGFFQMAAARWEPLQRALDLPADHLPVYAMMLGYPLLRYQRPPKRNPLTVTWRS; encoded by the coding sequence ATGTCAAGACTCGCCGTCGACAGCCAGAAATGCACCCGCTGCGGCCTGTGCGCCACCGCCTGCCCTCTGGGCATCATCAGGCTTCCCCCGGGAGAGCAGCCGCGTTACGTGGCGGACGGGGCGACCCGCTGCATCATCTGCGGACACTGCGTGGCGGTCTGCCCGAGCGCCGCGCTGGAGATCGAGGACGCGCGCCTCGATTCGGCCGCGTACGAAACCGGCGAGGCCGAGATTACTCCGGAACGCTTGGCAGCCTATCTGCGCATGAGAAGATCGGTGCGCAATTACCAGGACGCCCCGGTGGATCGCGGCACCATAGAACGGCTCCTGGATATTGTGCGTTATGCCCCCACCAGCGGCAACAGCCAGTCCATACGCTGGCTGGTCATCCACAACACCGGCGAGGTGCGGCGCTTGACCGGCCTGGCGGTTGACTGGATGCGGACCGTCATGGTTTCCGACGCGCCGGTCAACGCCTACTTCAACTTCGAGGGGATCATCCGCTCGTGGGACAAGGGGAACGACCCGGTCTGTCGCAAGGCACCCCATCTCGTCGTGGCATACGGCCACCGGGAGTCCCTCGTGGCCGGGACCGACGCCATCATCGCCCTCGCACACCTCGAGATCGCCGCCCCCTCCTTCGGCCTCGGCACCTGCTGGGCCGGTTTTTTCCAAATGGCGGCAGCCCGGTGGGAACCGCTGCAACGGGCGTTGGACCTGCCGGCGGACCATCTGCCGGTCTATGCCATGATGCTCGGCTATCCGCTGTTGCGCTACCAGCGCCCGCCGAAACGCAATCCGCTTACCGTCACGTGGCGGTCATGA
- a CDS encoding DUF362 domain-containing protein, whose translation MDRRAFLKTAAAASLFTPSLVKEALAAKEQSVVAVAEGKDYRAITRKAVNAVGGMRRFVKAGDVVVVKPNMGWDRSTEFAANTHPQVVRALVEECLAAGAKKVKVFDYTCNDSRRCYVNSGIEGALRGMRNVECKQIEQERFKKVPLNGRFLKEWELYDEVLSANVFINVPIAKHHGLSKVTMGLKNIMGIMGGNRGYIHRNLDVALADVNARVKSHLTVIDATRILTAHGPQGGNLADVKVLNKVIASTDIVAADAFATTLFGLKPADIPVIATAHKRGLGEMDLGRIKVVRA comes from the coding sequence ATGGATAGACGCGCGTTTCTCAAGACAGCCGCCGCAGCCTCCCTCTTTACCCCCAGCCTGGTCAAGGAAGCCCTGGCGGCAAAGGAGCAGTCGGTGGTGGCGGTGGCCGAAGGCAAGGATTACAGGGCCATAACCCGCAAGGCGGTCAACGCCGTCGGCGGCATGCGGCGCTTCGTCAAGGCCGGCGATGTGGTGGTGGTCAAGCCCAACATGGGGTGGGACCGCTCGACCGAGTTCGCCGCCAATACCCACCCCCAGGTGGTGCGGGCCCTGGTGGAGGAGTGCCTGGCCGCCGGAGCGAAAAAGGTCAAGGTATTCGATTATACCTGTAACGATTCGCGGCGCTGCTACGTCAACAGTGGTATAGAAGGGGCGCTCAGGGGGATGCGGAACGTGGAGTGCAAGCAGATCGAGCAGGAGCGTTTCAAAAAGGTGCCCCTGAACGGCCGGTTTCTCAAGGAGTGGGAGCTGTACGACGAAGTGCTTTCGGCCAATGTCTTCATCAACGTGCCGATCGCCAAGCACCACGGCCTTTCCAAAGTCACCATGGGCCTCAAGAACATCATGGGCATCATGGGAGGCAACCGGGGTTACATCCATCGCAACCTCGACGTGGCGCTGGCGGATGTCAACGCCCGCGTAAAAAGCCACCTGACGGTCATCGACGCCACCCGCATCCTGACCGCCCATGGGCCGCAGGGGGGGAACCTGGCCGACGTCAAGGTGCTCAACAAGGTGATCGCATCCACCGACATCGTGGCCGCAGACGCCTTCGCCACCACCCTGTTCGGCCTCAAACCGGCCGACATCCCGGTTATTGCCACCGCCCACAAGCGGGGCCTGGGCGAGATGGACCTGGGGCGGATCAAGGTCGTGCGGGCCTGA
- a CDS encoding ROK family protein, protein MKTAVIGIDIGGTNLRSALVAASGAIVEQRRSPSGIETGRDRFCSRLLACIDELREEAARRGIRVHAIGAGVPGLIGRDGLIHSSVNMRPLEGLNLGSFLEERTGLPAACGNDANVIALGEQRFGAGKGLASFLMVTIGTGLGSGLILDNRLWTGANGFAAEFGHVTVDPQGLPCPCGNRGCLEQYCSGGAVVRAARELIPAGLFPPAPAEPSAEAVAALARRGVAGARTAFERSGRWLGIALGSLSNTLNLQAVIVGGGVAASFDLLLPGLRAELSQRCFPHIYDGLAILKTELGDDAGLLGGAALAEERLHIPFPPRTVADGASLQAP, encoded by the coding sequence ATGAAAACGGCCGTCATCGGCATCGATATCGGTGGAACCAACCTGCGCAGCGCCCTGGTCGCGGCATCGGGCGCAATCGTTGAACAACGGCGCAGCCCCAGCGGGATCGAAACGGGACGGGACCGTTTCTGCTCCCGCCTCCTGGCCTGCATCGACGAGTTGCGCGAAGAGGCGGCCCGACGCGGCATACGGGTGCACGCCATCGGTGCCGGGGTGCCCGGGCTGATCGGGCGGGATGGCCTGATCCATTCGTCGGTCAACATGCGCCCCCTGGAGGGCTTGAATCTGGGCTCCTTTCTGGAAGAGCGCACCGGCCTTCCGGCCGCCTGCGGCAATGACGCCAACGTCATCGCCCTGGGCGAACAGCGTTTTGGCGCCGGCAAGGGGCTGGCGTCGTTCCTGATGGTCACCATCGGGACCGGCCTGGGGAGCGGGCTGATCCTGGACAACAGGCTCTGGACCGGCGCAAACGGTTTTGCTGCCGAGTTCGGTCATGTCACCGTGGACCCGCAGGGCCTCCCCTGCCCCTGCGGCAACCGGGGATGCCTGGAACAGTACTGCTCGGGGGGCGCCGTGGTGCGTGCAGCCCGCGAGCTGATCCCGGCGGGCCTGTTCCCCCCTGCGCCCGCGGAGCCGAGCGCGGAGGCCGTGGCAGCCCTGGCGCGCCGGGGAGTGGCTGGAGCCCGGACCGCCTTCGAACGGTCGGGAAGATGGCTCGGCATCGCCCTGGGTAGCCTCTCCAACACCTTGAACCTGCAGGCGGTCATCGTGGGTGGCGGCGTGGCCGCCAGCTTCGACCTGCTACTGCCCGGCCTCCGGGCGGAACTGTCCCAGCGCTGCTTCCCCCACATTTACGACGGGCTTGCCATCCTCAAGACCGAGTTGGGGGACGACGCCGGCCTCCTGGGTGGAGCGGCCCTGGCGGAAGAGCGCCTCCATATTCCGTTCCCTCCCCGCACCGTGGCTGACGGCGCGTCACTCCAGGCCCCATAG
- a CDS encoding HIT family protein, with protein MERIWAPWRMTYINNAAPQEGCIFCKAWEENADRERLVLARSEHSLIMMNRYPYSGGHLMAAPARHVSDMNDLSDAEMLDLMQCIRRAHNLLKAVANPQGFNMGINLGKAGGAGIEDHMHVHIVPRWNGDTNFMSVVGDVRVIPEGLLETYDRLAEAIGAGVAKG; from the coding sequence ATGGAACGGATCTGGGCTCCCTGGAGGATGACGTATATCAATAACGCCGCCCCCCAGGAAGGATGTATCTTCTGCAAGGCCTGGGAGGAAAACGCCGATCGGGAACGGCTGGTGCTGGCCCGAAGCGAACATTCCCTGATCATGATGAATCGCTACCCCTATTCCGGCGGCCACCTGATGGCTGCCCCTGCCCGGCACGTGTCCGACATGAACGACCTCTCCGATGCGGAGATGCTGGACCTCATGCAGTGCATACGCCGGGCCCACAACCTGTTGAAGGCCGTTGCCAATCCCCAGGGCTTCAATATGGGCATCAACCTGGGCAAGGCGGGCGGGGCCGGCATCGAGGACCATATGCACGTCCATATCGTGCCGCGCTGGAATGGCGACACCAACTTCATGTCGGTCGTGGGGGATGTGCGCGTCATTCCCGAAGGGCTCCTGGAAACCTACGACCGCCTGGCGGAAGCGATCGGGGCTGGAGTAGCGAAGGGATGA
- a CDS encoding NADP-dependent malic enzyme — protein sequence MAKITGALEYHSSGRKGKIEVISSKPCLTSRDLSLAYSPGVAEPCLEIEKNPEDAYQYTAKGNLVAVVSNGTAVLGLGNIGALAGKPVMEGKGVLFKRFADIDVFDIELNSENPDEIIRACQLLEPTFGGINLEDIKAPECFYIEEELKKTMNIPVFHDDQHGTAIISSAALINALELIGKKIEEIRIVVNGAGASAIACANLAISLGVKRENLIMCDTKGVIYRGRTEGMNKYKERFAADTPLRTLEEAANGADVLFGLSSKGAFTPEMVRKMAANPIIFAMANPDPEITPEDARAVRGDVLIATGRSDYPNQVNNVLGFPFIFRGALDVRATTINEEMKKAAVFALAELAREECPDSVCRAYGNVKFSFGRDYIIPKPFDPRALLRVAPAIARAAMDSGVARQPIADMDKYVEQLESLQGKAKETMRLIINKAKSDPKRIVFPEGDNEKILRATQILIEEGIAKPILIGNRDKINAKMEELGLDLNGSAQIIDPSNCDQADEYAQELFSLRQRKGLTLTEARRILTRKSRTHFGCMMVRQGDADTLLSGIDTHYPETIRPALEVIGKQPGLSSVHGLYMMVFKKRIFLLADTTVCIEPTAEELAETAILAAEKAQMLDIDPTIAMLSFSNFGSVQHPQALKVKKATEIVKEKAPGLVIDGEMQSDTAVVTEILQKSFPFANLKEAANILIFPDLNSGNICYKLLHHLGGAEAIGPILMGMKKPVHVLQRGDDVDDIVNMAAIAVVDAQIS from the coding sequence ATGGCGAAAATTACCGGTGCGCTGGAATATCATTCGAGCGGCAGAAAAGGCAAGATTGAGGTTATATCTTCGAAACCATGTTTGACGTCGCGGGACCTGTCGTTGGCATACTCGCCCGGTGTTGCCGAGCCCTGCCTCGAGATCGAAAAAAATCCCGAAGACGCCTACCAGTACACGGCCAAGGGGAACCTGGTGGCCGTTGTCTCCAACGGTACGGCGGTGTTGGGGCTGGGCAATATCGGCGCCCTGGCGGGCAAGCCGGTCATGGAGGGGAAGGGAGTTCTCTTTAAGCGTTTTGCCGATATCGACGTGTTCGACATCGAGTTGAACAGCGAGAACCCGGACGAGATCATCCGCGCCTGCCAACTCCTGGAGCCGACCTTCGGCGGCATCAACCTGGAGGATATCAAGGCCCCCGAGTGTTTCTACATCGAGGAAGAATTGAAGAAGACCATGAATATCCCGGTCTTCCACGACGACCAGCACGGCACCGCCATCATCTCCTCCGCGGCCCTGATCAACGCCCTGGAATTGATCGGCAAGAAGATCGAAGAGATCAGGATCGTGGTGAACGGCGCGGGCGCATCGGCCATCGCCTGCGCCAATCTGGCCATCTCCCTGGGGGTGAAGCGGGAAAACCTGATCATGTGCGACACCAAGGGGGTGATCTACCGGGGGCGCACCGAAGGGATGAACAAGTACAAAGAGCGCTTTGCCGCCGATACGCCGCTGCGTACCCTGGAGGAGGCGGCAAACGGGGCCGATGTGCTCTTCGGGCTTTCCTCCAAGGGGGCGTTTACCCCGGAGATGGTGCGCAAGATGGCCGCCAATCCGATCATCTTCGCCATGGCCAATCCCGACCCCGAGATCACCCCGGAAGATGCCCGTGCGGTGCGGGGCGATGTCCTGATCGCCACCGGGCGTTCCGACTACCCCAACCAGGTCAATAACGTGCTCGGTTTCCCCTTTATCTTCCGCGGCGCCCTGGATGTGCGCGCCACGACCATCAACGAGGAGATGAAAAAGGCCGCCGTCTTCGCCCTGGCGGAACTGGCCCGGGAGGAGTGCCCCGATTCGGTCTGCCGGGCCTACGGCAACGTCAAATTCTCCTTCGGCCGCGACTACATCATCCCCAAGCCGTTCGATCCCCGGGCCCTGCTGCGGGTGGCGCCGGCAATCGCCCGGGCCGCCATGGATTCGGGCGTTGCCCGGCAGCCGATTGCCGACATGGACAAATATGTGGAACAGTTGGAGTCGCTGCAGGGCAAGGCCAAGGAAACCATGCGCCTGATCATCAACAAGGCCAAGAGCGACCCCAAACGGATCGTCTTCCCGGAGGGAGATAACGAGAAGATCCTCCGCGCCACCCAGATCCTGATCGAGGAGGGGATAGCGAAGCCGATCCTCATCGGCAACCGGGACAAGATCAACGCCAAGATGGAGGAATTGGGCCTGGATTTGAACGGCAGCGCGCAGATCATCGACCCGTCCAACTGCGACCAGGCGGATGAATACGCCCAGGAGCTGTTCAGTCTGCGGCAGCGGAAGGGGTTGACCCTCACCGAGGCCCGGCGGATACTGACCCGTAAGTCGCGCACCCACTTCGGCTGCATGATGGTGCGCCAGGGGGATGCGGATACTCTGCTCTCGGGCATCGATACCCATTATCCCGAAACCATCCGGCCGGCCCTGGAGGTGATCGGCAAGCAGCCCGGCCTTTCCAGTGTGCACGGTCTCTATATGATGGTGTTCAAGAAGCGGATCTTCCTTTTGGCCGATACCACGGTCTGTATCGAGCCGACCGCCGAGGAGCTCGCCGAAACCGCCATCCTTGCCGCGGAAAAGGCCCAGATGCTCGATATTGATCCGACGATCGCCATGCTTTCTTTCTCCAACTTCGGATCGGTCCAGCATCCCCAGGCTCTCAAGGTCAAAAAGGCGACGGAGATCGTCAAGGAAAAGGCGCCGGGGCTTGTCATCGATGGCGAGATGCAGTCTGACACCGCCGTGGTTACGGAGATCCTGCAAAAAAGCTTCCCCTTCGCCAACCTGAAGGAGGCGGCCAATATCCTCATCTTCCCGGACCTGAACTCGGGGAATATCTGCTACAAGCTTCTGCACCATCTGGGGGGAGCCGAGGCCATCGGGCCGATCCTGATGGGCATGAAGAAACCGGTTCATGTCCTGCAGCGGGGTGATGACGTGGACGATATCGTGAACATGGCGGCCATTGCCGTGGTGGACGCCCAGATATCCTGA